The proteins below are encoded in one region of Sulfitobacter sp. SK012:
- the yghU gene encoding glutathione-dependent disulfide-bond oxidoreductase, with translation MTDTYTPPKVWTWEAENGGQFANINRPIAGKTHDKALEIGKHPLQLYSLATPNGVKVTILLEELLAAGHTGAEYDAWLVNIGEGNQFSSGFVEVNPNSKIPALMDHSGDAPQRVFESGSILLYLAEKFGAFMPTDAAQKTEMMSWLFWQMGSAPYLGGGFGHFYAYAPEKFEYPIDRFSMEAKRQLDVMDQHLAEHDYFAGSYSIADMAIWSWYGQLVLGRLYGAAEFLDVASYKNVMRWAEAIDARPAVTRGRMVNRAFGDDLSMQLHERHDASDFETKTQDKIAPEI, from the coding sequence ATGACCGACACCTACACGCCCCCCAAAGTCTGGACATGGGAGGCTGAGAACGGCGGCCAGTTCGCCAACATCAACCGGCCCATCGCGGGCAAAACCCACGATAAGGCGTTGGAAATCGGTAAGCACCCTTTGCAGCTTTATTCGCTGGCAACGCCCAATGGCGTCAAGGTTACCATTCTGCTCGAAGAACTGTTGGCCGCTGGTCATACAGGTGCGGAATATGATGCTTGGCTTGTGAATATCGGTGAAGGGAACCAATTTAGTTCCGGTTTTGTTGAGGTGAATCCCAACTCAAAGATCCCAGCCTTGATGGATCATTCCGGTGATGCGCCGCAGCGGGTATTCGAATCTGGGTCAATCTTGCTCTATCTGGCTGAAAAATTCGGGGCCTTCATGCCGACGGATGCCGCCCAAAAGACCGAAATGATGAGCTGGCTCTTTTGGCAAATGGGTTCAGCGCCGTACCTTGGTGGTGGTTTTGGTCACTTCTATGCCTATGCACCGGAGAAATTCGAATATCCGATCGACCGGTTTTCGATGGAAGCCAAACGTCAGCTTGATGTGATGGACCAGCATCTGGCCGAGCATGACTACTTCGCAGGCTCGTATTCAATTGCCGATATGGCGATCTGGTCGTGGTACGGGCAACTGGTGCTAGGTCGGCTTTATGGGGCCGCGGAGTTCCTTGATGTGGCGTCCTACAAAAACGTCATGCGCTGGGCTGAAGCGATTGATGCGCGCCCTGCCGTGACGCGCGGGCGCATGGTCAATCGCGCTTTTGGTGATGATCTGTCGATGCAATTGCATGAACGCCATGATGCCAGCGACTTTGAAACCAAGACGCAGGATAAGATTGCGCCGGAGATTTAA
- a CDS encoding ABC transporter substrate-binding protein: MKYRLGKRVAAGAVAGLMAASPVMADLVFPSMSYRTGPYAAGGIPFADGYADYFTMINARDGGIGGVMTTVPECETGYNTEKGVECYESLKGGGGLVYQPLSTGITYQLIPKTTADDIPMHTMGYGRTSAKNGEVFTHTFNYPANYWDGASGAVNYLLKENGGDLNGKKIALVYHNSAYGKEPIRTLQELSKKHGFEFKEVPVDHPGQEQKSQWLQIRRDKPDYVIMYGWGVMNQVAVQEAVNIRFPMENFIGVWWSGSENDVLAAGEGANGYKALTFHGVGSDFPVFDDIQKYVVDAGNAAGAGDQIGTVLYNRGLYAAMLAAEAALNAQGIHGTADITPGMMRDGMEALEMTEARMTELGLPNFGPEFKVSCQNHGGNGLVGVTQWDASTKTWSLISDFSATDADVVQPLIDADSAAYAAENKIEAGC, encoded by the coding sequence ATGAAATATAGACTAGGTAAACGAGTTGCTGCGGGGGCCGTCGCAGGTCTGATGGCAGCAAGCCCCGTGATGGCGGATCTTGTATTTCCAAGCATGAGCTACCGGACTGGGCCATATGCGGCAGGGGGCATCCCTTTTGCTGACGGCTATGCGGATTACTTCACGATGATTAACGCCCGTGATGGCGGCATCGGCGGCGTGATGACAACCGTGCCAGAATGCGAAACCGGCTATAACACCGAAAAAGGTGTTGAATGCTACGAGTCGCTCAAAGGCGGCGGCGGGTTGGTTTACCAACCTCTGTCCACAGGCATCACATATCAGCTGATCCCAAAAACCACAGCTGATGACATTCCAATGCACACAATGGGCTATGGCCGGACGTCTGCAAAGAATGGCGAAGTGTTCACGCACACATTCAACTACCCTGCCAACTATTGGGATGGTGCGTCTGGTGCTGTGAACTATCTGCTCAAGGAAAACGGTGGCGATCTGAACGGCAAGAAGATCGCGCTGGTTTACCACAACTCCGCTTATGGCAAAGAGCCGATCCGGACGTTGCAAGAACTGTCCAAGAAGCACGGTTTTGAGTTCAAAGAAGTGCCCGTTGACCACCCTGGTCAGGAGCAGAAATCGCAGTGGCTTCAGATCCGTCGCGACAAGCCTGACTATGTGATCATGTATGGTTGGGGTGTGATGAACCAGGTTGCCGTTCAGGAAGCCGTCAACATCCGCTTCCCGATGGAAAACTTCATCGGCGTTTGGTGGTCCGGTTCGGAGAATGATGTGCTTGCTGCTGGCGAAGGTGCCAACGGCTACAAGGCGCTGACGTTCCACGGTGTAGGCAGCGACTTCCCTGTGTTCGACGACATCCAGAAATACGTTGTTGATGCAGGAAATGCTGCTGGCGCGGGCGATCAGATCGGTACGGTTTTGTATAACCGCGGTTTGTACGCAGCGATGCTTGCGGCTGAAGCTGCTCTGAACGCTCAGGGTATCCACGGAACTGCCGACATTACGCCTGGAATGATGCGTGACGGAATGGAAGCACTGGAAATGACCGAAGCGCGTATGACCGAACTGGGTCTGCCGAACTTTGGTCCTGAGTTCAAAGTCAGCTGCCAAAACCACGGCGGCAACGGCCTTGTTGGTGTTACGCAGTGGGATGCATCGACCAAGACATGGTCGTTGATTTCTGACTTCTCAGCGACAGATGCTGATGTTGTTCAGCCCCTGATCGACGCGGATTCTGCGGCCTATGCGGCAGAAAACAAGATCGAAGCTGGCTGTTAA
- a CDS encoding extracellular solute-binding protein, with protein sequence MTSTALGLALASIALPALAEGELNLYSSRHYDTDERLYSDFTEATGIKINRIEGKADELLARMQAEGANSPADVVLTVDTSRLKRAKDMGLLQAIDSPMLEEKVPANLQDVDNQWFGFSQRGRIIYYAKDTVANPPMTYLDLADPANKGLVCIRSSSNTYNQTLLAAIVTHEGEEKATEWAQGVVDNMARAPQGGDTDQLRGIVSGECGIAVSNTYYFARAIRKDVDGVSAQIDKIGHIFPDQDGNGAHMNLSGGGVAANAPNRDNAVAFLEYLTSQQAQEYFSAGNDEYPVVEGYDLAPSVAQLGTFKADEVNLSEVALNIPTAQKIFNAVGWE encoded by the coding sequence ATGACGTCTACCGCGCTTGGCCTTGCCCTCGCATCAATCGCTCTGCCCGCGCTCGCCGAAGGTGAGCTGAACCTTTATTCCTCGCGCCACTACGATACAGACGAGCGGCTCTATTCAGATTTCACTGAAGCCACCGGCATCAAAATCAACCGCATTGAGGGCAAAGCAGATGAGCTTTTGGCCCGGATGCAGGCTGAAGGCGCGAACTCTCCCGCCGATGTCGTGTTAACCGTCGACACCAGCCGCCTCAAGCGCGCCAAGGATATGGGCCTGCTGCAGGCCATCGATAGCCCAATGCTTGAGGAAAAAGTGCCTGCTAACCTGCAGGATGTGGACAATCAGTGGTTCGGCTTTTCCCAGCGCGGACGGATCATTTATTACGCCAAGGACACCGTGGCGAACCCGCCAATGACGTATCTCGACCTTGCTGATCCTGCCAACAAAGGTCTGGTCTGCATTCGGTCGTCCTCCAACACGTATAACCAGACATTGCTGGCAGCTATCGTCACCCATGAAGGTGAAGAAAAGGCGACAGAATGGGCGCAAGGTGTTGTCGATAACATGGCCCGTGCGCCTCAGGGCGGCGACACTGACCAACTGCGCGGCATCGTTTCGGGTGAATGTGGCATCGCGGTCTCGAACACCTACTATTTTGCACGTGCGATCCGCAAAGATGTGGACGGCGTGAGTGCTCAGATCGACAAGATCGGCCATATCTTTCCGGATCAGGACGGCAATGGCGCGCACATGAACCTTTCGGGTGGTGGTGTGGCAGCCAATGCACCCAACCGCGATAACGCGGTGGCGTTCTTGGAATATCTCACATCACAACAGGCGCAGGAGTATTTCTCGGCTGGTAACGATGAATACCCGGTCGTTGAAGGCTACGATCTTGCTCCCTCTGTCGCACAATTGGGCACGTTCAAAGCGGATGAGGTAAATCTATCTGAAGTGGCGCTGAACATCCCCACCGCGCAGAAGATCTTCAACGCTGTTGGCTGGGAATAA
- a CDS encoding branched-chain amino acid ABC transporter permease: MFYREAGDFSTTYAEDQQTFPIKFDRYRYYVVLFIAIVVIPFMVNDYWVNSIFMPFLIYAIAAIGLNILVGYCGQVSLGTGGFMAVGAYACYKLMTSMPDVSMFVHVLLSGLITAAVGVLFGLPSLRIKGFYLAVATLAAQFFLVWLFNRVPWFYNYSASGQISAPERDTFGIIITGPNTEAWAAYGFCLIFTIASAVIARNLTRGSVGRRWMAIRDMDIAAEIIGVNPLRAKLTAFAVSSFFIGISGALFFAIYLGAVEVGEVFGITKSFLVLFMIIIGGLGSIFGSFAGAAFLVLLPVVLKVVGVDLLGWPTDIVAHLQLVIVGALIVIFLIAEPHGIAQLWRVAKEKLRLWPFPH; this comes from the coding sequence ATGTTCTATCGTGAAGCAGGCGATTTCAGCACAACCTATGCTGAGGACCAGCAGACATTTCCGATCAAGTTTGATCGCTACCGCTACTATGTGGTGCTGTTCATCGCGATTGTGGTCATTCCATTCATGGTCAATGACTACTGGGTGAACTCGATTTTCATGCCCTTCTTGATCTACGCGATCGCGGCGATTGGATTGAATATTCTGGTGGGATATTGCGGACAGGTGAGCCTTGGGACCGGCGGGTTCATGGCTGTGGGGGCATACGCTTGCTATAAGTTGATGACGTCGATGCCTGATGTGAGCATGTTTGTGCATGTTTTGCTGTCGGGTCTGATTACGGCCGCGGTTGGTGTGCTGTTTGGTCTGCCAAGCTTGCGGATCAAGGGGTTTTACCTCGCCGTGGCGACGCTTGCGGCGCAGTTCTTTTTGGTGTGGCTGTTTAACCGGGTGCCGTGGTTTTACAACTACTCCGCTTCGGGCCAGATCAGTGCACCAGAACGCGATACTTTCGGGATCATCATCACCGGGCCGAACACCGAAGCCTGGGCGGCTTACGGGTTCTGTCTTATCTTTACGATCGCCTCTGCGGTGATCGCGCGCAATCTGACGCGGGGCTCTGTTGGGCGCCGTTGGATGGCGATCCGGGATATGGATATCGCCGCCGAGATCATCGGTGTGAACCCACTGCGTGCGAAACTGACGGCATTTGCGGTCAGCTCGTTTTTCATCGGGATTTCAGGCGCATTGTTCTTTGCGATCTATCTGGGCGCGGTTGAGGTCGGCGAGGTGTTCGGCATCACCAAGTCTTTCTTGGTGCTGTTCATGATCATCATTGGTGGGCTTGGCAGCATCTTTGGCAGCTTTGCCGGGGCGGCATTCTTGGTATTGCTTCCAGTGGTGCTCAAGGTTGTGGGCGTGGATCTGCTGGGCTGGCCTACGGACATCGTGGCGCATTTGCAGTTGGTGATCGTGGGCGCGCTGATCGTGATATTCTTGATCGCAGAACCACATGGCATCGCGCAACTGTGGCGCGTGGCCAAAGAGAAATTGAGATTGTGGCCCTTCCCGCACTAG
- a CDS encoding phenylacetate--CoA ligase family protein yields the protein MVSTGYFDELETRSMDARAKDIAAALPAQIARAQALCGYGDTLAGIDAAQVTQVADLADLPVLRKSELGRAQASQPPFGGFTTKPACGFSHVFQSPGPIYEPSSVAPNWWRMGRFLHACGIGKGDIVQNCFGYHLTPAGMIFESGARAVGAAVLPAGTGQTELQVIAARDVGTTAYAGTPDYLKVILEKADEMGVTLGITRAAVGGGALFPSLRAWYAERGITCLQCYATADLGNIAYETPAVEGMIVDEDVILEIVTPGTGIPVATGEVGEVVVTTLNPDYPLIRFATGDLSAVMEGPSPCGRTNLRIKGWMGRADQTTKIKGMFVRPEQVADLVAHHSEITRARVIASRVGEQDVMTVRIESSSGDAAAYGASVAQLLKMKGQIEVVAPGSLPKDGLVIEDQRTYE from the coding sequence ATGGTGAGCACAGGTTACTTCGATGAGCTTGAGACGCGCAGCATGGACGCGCGTGCCAAAGATATTGCGGCTGCCCTACCGGCGCAGATCGCGCGGGCGCAGGCGCTGTGTGGGTATGGCGACACATTGGCGGGCATTGATGCGGCCCAGGTCACGCAAGTCGCCGACTTGGCCGATCTGCCCGTGTTGCGCAAATCCGAGCTTGGCCGCGCACAGGCATCACAACCTCCCTTTGGCGGCTTCACGACCAAGCCCGCTTGCGGCTTCAGTCATGTTTTTCAATCCCCTGGCCCTATTTACGAACCCTCAAGTGTCGCGCCGAACTGGTGGCGCATGGGGCGGTTTCTGCATGCCTGCGGGATCGGTAAAGGCGACATTGTGCAAAATTGCTTTGGCTATCACCTCACGCCAGCGGGTATGATTTTTGAAAGCGGCGCGCGGGCTGTTGGGGCAGCGGTTTTGCCCGCTGGAACCGGCCAAACGGAGCTGCAGGTGATTGCGGCGCGAGACGTTGGGACGACCGCCTATGCGGGTACACCAGATTATCTCAAAGTGATCCTTGAGAAAGCCGACGAGATGGGCGTGACCCTTGGCATTACCCGTGCCGCAGTTGGCGGCGGTGCTTTGTTTCCAAGCTTGCGCGCTTGGTACGCTGAACGCGGCATTACCTGTTTGCAGTGCTACGCCACGGCTGATTTGGGCAACATCGCCTACGAAACCCCGGCTGTTGAGGGGATGATCGTGGATGAAGATGTTATCCTAGAGATTGTCACGCCCGGCACAGGCATTCCTGTGGCCACCGGCGAAGTTGGTGAGGTGGTTGTGACCACGCTGAACCCTGATTATCCGCTCATCCGATTTGCGACAGGAGACCTGAGTGCCGTAATGGAGGGGCCGTCGCCTTGCGGTCGGACCAATCTGCGCATCAAAGGTTGGATGGGCCGCGCGGATCAGACGACCAAGATCAAGGGCATGTTTGTGCGCCCTGAGCAGGTCGCCGATCTGGTCGCGCATCACAGTGAAATCACCCGAGCGCGGGTCATTGCCAGCCGCGTCGGTGAGCAAGACGTCATGACTGTCCGCATTGAATCGTCCAGTGGCGACGCGGCAGCTTACGGCGCATCTGTTGCCCAGCTGTTGAAGATGAAGGGGCAGATTGAGGTCGTCGCCCCCGGTAGCCTGCCGAAGGATGGTTTGGTAATCGAAGATCAACGGACCTACGAGTAA
- a CDS encoding Arm DNA-binding domain-containing protein: MFSIFHKLTEADAQRAAVGRHAAGRGLSLCRDESGAAEWTLDFEMNGERRELRLGAYPEMSVKVARAEAAKWRRLVRSGFDPTIQQEKIRADAARNLHQFYC, translated from the coding sequence ATGTTCAGCATTTTTCATAAACTGACGGAGGCGGACGCGCAGAGGGCCGCTGTTGGGCGACATGCTGCTGGACGTGGTCTGTCGCTTTGCCGCGATGAAAGTGGTGCGGCCGAGTGGACGCTGGATTTCGAAATGAATGGCGAGCGCCGCGAGCTTCGTTTGGGCGCATACCCGGAGATGTCCGTGAAGGTGGCGCGGGCGGAGGCTGCGAAATGGCGCCGTCTTGTGCGCAGCGGGTTTGATCCAACCATACAGCAAGAGAAAATCCGCGCTGATGCGGCACGCAATCTGCACCAGTTCTATTGCTGA
- a CDS encoding ABC transporter permease, whose protein sequence is MTSTPTNIAPPSVPREGMRLLKGVSLLVASICALPMLAVAIAALTGGTQTVRHLAETVLPGYAGTTLLLVVLVTAGTFAIGVSAAWLVTMTRFPLVRVLEVALVLPLAFPAYVLAYAYTHILDHPGIVQTTLRSVTGWGPRDYWFPEIRSLGGAALMLILVLYPYVYLLARAAFLQQSGSTFLAARALGSSAWVAFFRVSLPLARPAIAGGVLLAVMETIADFGTVAYFGVQTFATGIYTSWFSLFDRSGAAQLALCLLSFALLLAMLERAQRGGAKYHDPSRRADVMPPVPLRGMHAVTALLVCGLPVVFGALLPIGVLLWMGIGSEQNILSPRYLGFIRNSLTLAGIAAVVTVMAAICVGFFQRLRPGRLSRGAAYVARLGYAVPGGVIAVGLLVPFAAFDNQLDAWMRATFDISTGLLITGSIWLLITAYLVRFLAAALGAYEGGQAMVHANMDAAARSLGETPLGTLRRVHLPILAPSLLTALLIVFVDVMKELPATLIMRPFNYDTLAVQAYRLASDERLNGAAVPSLVIVAVGLLPVILICRQVGRPR, encoded by the coding sequence ATGACCTCTACGCCGACCAATATTGCACCACCTTCTGTGCCCCGCGAGGGAATGCGCCTGCTTAAGGGCGTGTCGCTGCTTGTGGCGAGCATTTGCGCATTACCGATGTTGGCGGTGGCCATTGCGGCGCTCACTGGCGGCACGCAAACCGTGCGCCACCTGGCCGAGACGGTTTTGCCAGGCTACGCAGGCACCACGCTGCTGTTGGTGGTGCTGGTCACTGCAGGCACCTTTGCGATTGGCGTTAGCGCCGCGTGGCTGGTGACAATGACCCGCTTTCCGCTGGTGCGGGTGCTTGAGGTCGCATTGGTGCTGCCACTGGCGTTTCCGGCTTACGTGTTGGCCTATGCCTATACCCATATTCTGGACCACCCCGGCATTGTGCAAACGACCTTGCGCAGTGTGACGGGGTGGGGTCCGCGCGATTATTGGTTCCCAGAGATACGCTCGCTTGGTGGTGCCGCACTGATGCTGATCCTTGTGCTGTATCCGTATGTTTATCTTTTGGCGCGAGCGGCGTTTCTGCAGCAAAGCGGCAGCACGTTTCTGGCTGCACGGGCGCTAGGTTCCAGCGCTTGGGTCGCTTTCTTTAGGGTCAGCCTGCCGCTGGCGCGCCCCGCCATCGCGGGCGGCGTGCTGTTGGCAGTGATGGAGACGATCGCAGATTTTGGCACAGTCGCATATTTCGGCGTCCAGACATTTGCCACGGGCATCTACACCAGCTGGTTTTCTCTGTTTGATCGATCAGGGGCTGCGCAGCTTGCGCTTTGTTTGCTGAGTTTCGCGCTGCTGTTGGCGATGTTGGAGCGTGCCCAGCGAGGAGGGGCCAAATACCATGATCCGTCACGGCGCGCGGATGTGATGCCGCCCGTTCCCTTGCGCGGCATGCACGCTGTGACCGCGCTGTTGGTCTGTGGTCTGCCGGTGGTTTTTGGGGCGTTGCTGCCGATTGGTGTGCTTCTCTGGATGGGGATTGGGTCGGAGCAGAATATTCTGAGCCCGCGGTATCTGGGGTTTATCCGTAATTCGCTAACGCTGGCCGGGATCGCGGCCGTTGTGACCGTGATGGCAGCGATCTGCGTTGGGTTCTTTCAGCGGCTTCGGCCAGGGCGGTTATCGCGGGGGGCGGCGTATGTTGCACGGTTGGGCTATGCGGTGCCGGGTGGCGTGATTGCTGTTGGGTTGCTGGTGCCATTTGCGGCATTCGACAATCAGTTGGATGCGTGGATGCGCGCCACGTTTGATATTTCCACCGGATTGCTGATCACGGGATCGATCTGGTTGCTGATCACGGCATATCTGGTGCGCTTTCTGGCTGCCGCCCTTGGGGCTTATGAGGGGGGGCAGGCGATGGTGCACGCGAATATGGACGCAGCGGCCCGTTCATTGGGTGAAACACCACTGGGCACGTTGCGCCGGGTGCATCTGCCGATTTTGGCCCCAAGCCTGCTGACAGCGTTGTTGATCGTGTTTGTTGATGTCATGAAAGAGCTGCCCGCAACGCTGATCATGCGGCCCTTTAATTATGACACGCTGGCGGTGCAGGCCTACCGTCTTGCCAGTGATGAACGGCTGAATGGGGCCGCGGTACCGAGCCTTGTGATTGTGGCAGTGGGGCTATTGCCGGTGATCTTGATCTGCCGTCAGGTGGGCCGGCCGCGTTAG
- a CDS encoding adenylate/guanylate cyclase domain-containing protein: MERKLAAILAADVVGYSAMMADDEEAALADLKEHRETVFDPILATYSGRIIKLIGDGTLVEFPSAVDAVQFGLDVQRELANQSSRLQLRIGIHLGDVILEDDDIYGHGVNIAARLETLSPVGGICISSIVYECIGRRIADFFSDMGQNTLKNMSNSIRLYAWQPKEEITAPPVRQEREKPSVAVLPFVNMSEDEDQQYFSDGISEDIITGLSRFRTLLVVARSSSFKFRQSDLSDSEIAAKLGVQYLVEGSVRKAGNRVRISTQLIAADTGNHLWAERYDRNLEDIFNVQDEVTQNIIAVLPGRVQHDVAERSTLKPTENMKAYELLLKGKALRDGLNPQDTARAKQYFEKALKLDPTYARAYMYLADTYVVDMWLGLADPDAPKHALDIARKGAALDNNDVYIQDQLGYAYLCAQLWGHADVQFEKTLSRIVNEAESMAWCGYGFLLLSRHEKAYDVVIEAMRLDPLHPPALDWILGQVYFFLGRYDDAVGKLIGEAHLNSIADAFLVAAFAHSERQSEAEAALETFVQRRRAELESRGISAGANTISELAGGFRATWRNPDDWVLLASGLRRAGLPD, encoded by the coding sequence ATGGAACGAAAATTAGCGGCGATACTTGCTGCCGACGTTGTTGGGTATTCCGCGATGATGGCGGATGACGAAGAGGCCGCACTGGCCGACCTCAAAGAACATCGTGAGACCGTTTTTGACCCGATTTTAGCGACCTACAGTGGGCGGATCATCAAATTGATCGGCGATGGTACACTGGTTGAATTTCCATCGGCCGTCGATGCCGTTCAGTTTGGATTGGATGTTCAAAGGGAGTTAGCCAATCAAAGTTCGCGCCTGCAGTTGCGCATTGGAATTCATCTTGGTGATGTGATTCTGGAAGATGATGACATTTATGGGCACGGCGTAAATATCGCGGCCCGGCTTGAGACGCTGTCGCCGGTGGGCGGTATTTGCATATCCTCCATCGTTTATGAGTGTATTGGTCGTCGAATTGCCGATTTTTTTTCGGACATGGGGCAAAACACCTTAAAAAATATGTCCAACTCCATCCGATTATACGCGTGGCAACCAAAAGAAGAAATTACGGCTCCCCCGGTAAGGCAGGAAAGAGAGAAGCCCTCAGTCGCCGTGTTGCCCTTCGTGAATATGAGCGAGGATGAGGACCAGCAATATTTCAGCGACGGTATTTCAGAAGACATCATCACAGGGCTCTCACGGTTCCGAACCTTGCTTGTTGTCGCCCGCAGTTCGTCGTTTAAATTCAGACAGTCGGACTTGAGCGACAGCGAAATCGCGGCCAAACTTGGGGTGCAATATTTGGTCGAAGGGAGTGTGCGCAAAGCCGGAAACAGAGTCAGGATATCCACACAGTTGATTGCGGCAGACACTGGCAACCACCTTTGGGCCGAGCGGTATGATCGAAACCTTGAAGACATCTTTAATGTCCAGGATGAGGTAACTCAAAATATTATCGCCGTGCTTCCAGGACGGGTCCAGCACGATGTTGCTGAAAGAAGTACTCTCAAGCCCACAGAAAACATGAAAGCGTATGAGCTTTTGCTGAAGGGTAAGGCCCTCCGTGACGGATTGAACCCACAAGATACTGCGCGGGCTAAACAATACTTTGAAAAAGCTCTCAAATTGGATCCAACCTATGCCCGCGCGTACATGTATCTTGCCGATACGTATGTGGTTGATATGTGGCTCGGCCTTGCCGATCCGGACGCGCCCAAACACGCCTTGGATATCGCCCGCAAAGGGGCCGCGCTCGACAACAACGATGTCTATATTCAGGACCAACTTGGATATGCCTATTTATGTGCCCAATTGTGGGGTCATGCGGATGTGCAGTTCGAAAAAACACTGTCGCGAATTGTTAATGAAGCGGAGTCCATGGCGTGGTGTGGGTATGGATTTTTGCTCCTTTCCCGTCACGAAAAAGCATATGACGTTGTCATCGAAGCAATGAGACTTGACCCGCTCCATCCCCCGGCTCTGGATTGGATACTCGGGCAAGTTTATTTTTTCCTTGGCCGATACGACGATGCAGTTGGCAAGTTAATCGGCGAAGCGCATTTGAATTCGATAGCGGATGCGTTTCTCGTAGCGGCATTTGCGCATTCTGAACGGCAAAGCGAGGCCGAAGCTGCGTTAGAAACTTTTGTCCAACGCCGGCGCGCGGAGCTTGAGAGCCGCGGCATATCAGCGGGTGCAAACACTATCTCGGAACTTGCCGGAGGTTTTAGGGCAACGTGGCGAAATCCTGACGATTGGGTTTTGCTCGCCTCTGGGCTGCGCCGAGCGGGCCTACCAGATTAA
- a CDS encoding ABC transporter ATP-binding protein: protein MLDAAKTNDVTSETLLEVNNIEVIYNHVILVLKGVSLNVPKGGIIALLGGNGAGKTTTLKAISGLLASERGEVTKGSIKYRGREIQHTDPAETVKSGVVQVMEGRHCFEHLTIEENLLTGAYTRGDGKAAIAADLEMVYNYFPRLRERRKSQAGYTSGGEQQMCAVGRALMSRPETILLDEPSMGLAPQLVEQIFEIVKTINEKEGVTFLLAEQNTNVALRYSHYGYILESGRVVMDGPAADLRENQDVKEFYLGMSDEGRKSFRDVRSYRRRKRWLS, encoded by the coding sequence ATGCTGGATGCTGCCAAAACCAATGACGTCACCTCCGAGACCTTGCTTGAGGTCAACAATATCGAGGTGATCTACAATCATGTGATCCTTGTGTTGAAGGGCGTGAGTTTGAATGTCCCCAAGGGGGGTATCATTGCGTTGCTGGGCGGTAACGGTGCGGGCAAGACGACGACCCTCAAGGCGATTTCCGGTTTGCTTGCCAGCGAGCGCGGCGAGGTGACCAAGGGGTCGATCAAATACCGAGGTCGCGAAATTCAACACACCGATCCGGCAGAGACCGTCAAAAGCGGTGTGGTTCAGGTGATGGAGGGGCGGCACTGTTTTGAGCACCTCACCATCGAGGAAAACCTGCTGACCGGTGCCTATACGCGCGGGGATGGCAAAGCAGCCATCGCGGCGGATTTGGAGATGGTGTACAACTATTTCCCGCGTCTGCGGGAGCGGCGGAAATCCCAAGCGGGTTATACATCGGGCGGGGAGCAACAGATGTGTGCTGTGGGCCGTGCATTGATGAGCCGTCCTGAAACGATCTTGTTGGATGAGCCGTCGATGGGACTGGCCCCACAATTGGTCGAGCAGATTTTTGAGATTGTGAAGACGATCAACGAAAAGGAAGGCGTGACCTTCCTGCTTGCGGAGCAGAACACCAACGTGGCGCTGCGCTATTCGCATTACGGTTATATCTTGGAAAGCGGACGCGTCGTGATGGACGGTCCTGCCGCGGATTTGCGTGAAAATCAGGATGTGAAAGAATTTTACCTGGGTATGTCGGATGAGGGACGCAAGTCGTTCCGCGACGTGCGCAGTTATCGGCGGCGTAAGCGCTGGTTGAGCTAA